A genomic window from Streptomyces sp. NBC_00234 includes:
- a CDS encoding helical backbone metal receptor — translation MRVVSLVPSLTEAVAVTAPGLLVGVTDWCTHPAGLAAARIGGTKNPDVAAIVALRPDLVLANEEENRPADLTALREAGIEVMTTGIRTLDEAFDELRRVLVTGCGLAVPGWLEEARAAWAALPPPPPPRDAIVPIWRRPWMVLGRDTFAGDLLARLGVRNVYADHPERYPRIPLEELRAAGADLVVLPDEPYRFTADDGPEAFPGLPAALVDGRFLTWYGPSLAAAPAALRAAIRRPDPAASAPRPPTTPPRGTRTGRRPAR, via the coding sequence GTGCGCGTCGTCTCGCTCGTCCCCTCGCTGACCGAGGCCGTCGCCGTCACGGCCCCCGGCCTGCTGGTGGGTGTCACCGACTGGTGCACCCACCCCGCCGGTCTCGCCGCCGCGCGTATCGGCGGCACCAAGAACCCCGACGTGGCGGCGATCGTCGCGCTGCGCCCCGACCTCGTCCTCGCCAACGAGGAGGAGAACCGGCCCGCCGACCTGACCGCGCTGCGTGAGGCCGGCATCGAGGTGATGACCACCGGGATCCGCACCCTCGACGAGGCATTCGACGAGCTGCGCAGGGTCCTGGTCACCGGCTGCGGACTGGCCGTGCCCGGCTGGCTGGAGGAGGCGCGGGCGGCCTGGGCGGCGCTGCCGCCGCCCCCGCCGCCCCGGGACGCGATCGTGCCGATCTGGCGCAGACCCTGGATGGTGCTGGGACGCGACACCTTCGCCGGCGACCTGCTGGCCCGCCTCGGCGTGCGCAACGTCTACGCGGACCACCCCGAGCGCTATCCGCGGATTCCGCTGGAGGAGCTCCGCGCGGCCGGGGCCGACCTGGTCGTGCTGCCCGACGAGCCGTACCGCTTCACCGCGGACGACGGCCCCGAAGCCTTCCCCGGACTGCCCGCCGCACTCGTCGACGGGCGTTTCCTCACGTGGTACGGGCCGTCACTGGCAGCGGCGCCGGCGGCGCTGCGAGCAGCGATCCGCCGGCCAGACCCCGCAGCGTCCGCACCGCGGCCACCGACCACGCCGCCACGAGGAACACGTACAGGGCGACGGCCAGCCAGGTGA